One window of the Rufibacter radiotolerans genome contains the following:
- a CDS encoding arylsulfatase — MEYLRSGITYWRKSVSLFCTLSLLVVLTPAQAQKKKPTSKQPNIIVILADDMGFSDVGSYGGEIQTPNIDLLAKGGLRFNQFYNASRCCPTRAALLTGLYNHQAGIGNMTTDQQVPGYRGYLTENTVTIAEVLKTAGYQTGMVGKWHVSNTQEKKPEAEHLKWQAHQVSYPEFSPLNQYPTARGFDKYYGNIWGVVNFFDPFGLVNGNTPVPFVPKGFYYTDALNDSAAAYVKQFHQKGKPFFLYVSHTAPHWPLHALPQDIAKYRKIYQAGWDSVRNERYRKMIKEGLFPADKNILSGRWDQERKWADNPDQAYDIEAMAVRAAMIDRMDQGIGRLIKTLKETGELDNTLILFLSDNGASSDNAQNYGPGYDRPGETRTGEKIQYPVKKEVLPGPENTFASHDKMWSNVANAPFRYWKTEAYEGGICTPLIAYWPKGLIAKKGSVTDQVGHVFDFMATFVELAGAQYPKEFKGHKISAMAGKSLVPVFQGKKREVHEYLFFEHIGRRAVRHGDWKIVTLNNKPWELYNLKEDRTEMNNLAAQHPEKVKQLAAKWQEWADQNQVFPKPTVASK, encoded by the coding sequence ATGGAGTACTTACGATCAGGCATTACCTACTGGAGAAAATCTGTTTCTCTCTTTTGCACGCTTTCGCTTTTAGTTGTTTTAACTCCCGCTCAGGCGCAGAAAAAGAAGCCAACTTCCAAGCAGCCAAATATTATTGTGATCCTGGCAGATGACATGGGCTTTTCAGATGTGGGCAGCTACGGCGGCGAAATCCAGACCCCTAACATAGACCTGCTGGCCAAAGGCGGGTTGCGGTTTAACCAGTTCTACAATGCCTCGCGCTGTTGCCCCACCCGGGCGGCCCTGCTCACCGGCTTGTACAACCACCAGGCCGGCATAGGCAACATGACCACCGACCAGCAGGTACCCGGCTACCGCGGCTACCTCACGGAGAATACCGTCACCATTGCCGAGGTCCTGAAAACGGCCGGTTACCAGACGGGCATGGTGGGCAAGTGGCACGTGTCTAACACCCAGGAGAAGAAGCCCGAAGCGGAGCACCTGAAATGGCAGGCCCACCAGGTAAGCTACCCCGAATTCTCGCCCTTGAACCAGTACCCCACCGCCCGCGGCTTTGACAAATACTACGGCAACATCTGGGGCGTGGTGAATTTCTTTGACCCCTTCGGGTTGGTGAACGGCAATACCCCGGTACCTTTTGTGCCCAAAGGCTTTTATTACACAGATGCCCTCAATGACAGCGCGGCCGCGTACGTGAAGCAGTTCCACCAAAAAGGCAAGCCGTTCTTTTTGTACGTCTCACATACCGCCCCGCACTGGCCCCTGCACGCCCTGCCCCAAGACATAGCCAAATACCGCAAGATCTACCAGGCCGGCTGGGACTCCGTCCGGAATGAGCGCTACCGCAAGATGATAAAAGAGGGCCTGTTCCCGGCAGATAAGAACATCTTGTCGGGACGCTGGGACCAGGAGCGCAAGTGGGCAGATAACCCAGACCAGGCCTATGACATTGAGGCCATGGCCGTGCGGGCCGCCATGATAGACCGCATGGACCAGGGCATTGGCCGCCTTATTAAAACACTCAAAGAAACCGGCGAGCTGGACAATACCCTCATCCTGTTTTTAAGCGACAACGGCGCCAGTTCAGATAACGCCCAGAACTACGGCCCCGGCTATGACCGCCCCGGCGAAACCCGCACCGGTGAGAAAATTCAGTACCCCGTGAAAAAGGAAGTGCTGCCCGGTCCGGAAAACACCTTCGCCTCGCATGACAAGATGTGGAGCAACGTAGCCAACGCCCCTTTCCGGTACTGGAAAACCGAAGCCTATGAAGGTGGTATCTGCACGCCCCTCATCGCATACTGGCCCAAAGGCCTCATCGCTAAAAAAGGCAGCGTCACAGACCAGGTAGGCCACGTGTTTGACTTCATGGCCACGTTTGTGGAACTGGCCGGGGCGCAATACCCCAAGGAGTTTAAGGGCCACAAGATATCGGCCATGGCCGGAAAAAGCCTGGTGCCCGTGTTCCAGGGCAAGAAGCGCGAAGTGCATGAGTACCTGTTCTTTGAGCACATCGGCCGCAGGGCCGTACGCCACGGCGACTGGAAAATAGTGACCCTCAACAACAAGCCCTGGGAGC
- a CDS encoding sulfatase family protein, producing the protein MEKPSLLKHCLLLVLALLHGGLAIGQTSKSSPRKQPNILLIMADDLTFRDIEPYGNTQVKTPNLSRLAKEGMTLDNMYSATAMCAPNRQQLYTGMFPVRNGAFPNHSQVYAGTKSVAHHLQAVGYNTALLGKKHYGNAESFPFTYLGGRDHDDGTGQDIDLSLAENFIKGSKAKPYFLVVASNQPHGPLNRGNAAAYPPAKIKVPADLVDTDATRKQLSLYFAEITYLDSLVGVCLDMVERSGQKNNTVVMFASEHGSGFPFAKWTTYDSGLKAGFIVRWPGQIKPGTRTKAMTQYVDVVPTLVDIAGGNPSTVNTGRKDALGNSGFDGTSFKKVLLGQTNTFRDYVYGVHTTRGVIQGSDSYPIRSVRSTKYLYINNLNAQARFQNVATSGKMIESWSKTGKPEDAQRAEKYVSRPAEELYDVEKDPFQLTNLAGSPALKNVQQNLKGQLAAFMKQQGDLGLATEMKAFERQPKKGMGEDEEEGAPAKGKKAGKKKAGATSASQE; encoded by the coding sequence ATGGAAAAACCTTCTTTGTTAAAACATTGCCTGTTGCTGGTGTTGGCCCTGTTACACGGAGGGTTGGCTATAGGGCAAACCTCCAAGTCCTCGCCGCGCAAACAGCCTAATATCCTGCTGATTATGGCAGACGATTTAACGTTCAGGGATATTGAGCCCTATGGCAACACCCAGGTGAAAACGCCTAACCTTAGTCGCTTGGCCAAAGAGGGCATGACCCTGGACAACATGTACTCTGCCACCGCCATGTGCGCGCCCAACCGGCAACAGTTGTACACGGGCATGTTCCCGGTGCGAAACGGCGCTTTCCCTAACCACAGCCAGGTGTACGCGGGCACTAAAAGCGTGGCGCACCACCTGCAGGCAGTAGGCTATAACACGGCGCTGCTGGGTAAAAAACATTACGGCAACGCAGAATCTTTCCCTTTCACTTACTTAGGTGGCCGCGACCATGATGACGGCACCGGCCAGGACATTGACCTGAGCCTGGCCGAAAACTTTATCAAGGGCTCCAAAGCCAAACCCTACTTTTTAGTGGTGGCCAGCAACCAGCCGCACGGGCCTCTCAACCGGGGCAATGCCGCCGCCTATCCGCCCGCTAAGATCAAGGTGCCCGCAGATCTGGTAGACACGGACGCCACGCGCAAACAACTGTCCCTTTACTTTGCTGAGATCACGTACCTGGACAGTCTGGTGGGCGTGTGCCTAGACATGGTGGAACGGTCCGGGCAGAAGAACAACACGGTGGTCATGTTCGCGAGTGAGCACGGCTCGGGGTTTCCGTTTGCCAAATGGACCACGTATGACAGCGGCCTGAAAGCGGGCTTTATTGTGCGGTGGCCCGGGCAGATCAAACCCGGTACCCGCACCAAGGCCATGACCCAATATGTAGACGTGGTGCCCACATTAGTAGACATCGCCGGAGGCAACCCCTCCACCGTGAACACCGGCCGCAAAGACGCCCTGGGCAATTCGGGGTTTGACGGGACCAGCTTTAAGAAGGTGCTTCTGGGCCAGACCAATACCTTCCGGGACTACGTGTATGGTGTGCACACCACCCGCGGCGTGATCCAGGGCAGTGACTCTTATCCCATCCGGTCAGTGCGCTCTACCAAATACCTGTACATTAATAACCTCAACGCCCAGGCCAGATTCCAGAATGTGGCCACCAGCGGAAAGATGATAGAATCCTGGTCTAAAACGGGTAAACCCGAAGATGCCCAGCGCGCCGAAAAATACGTTTCGCGGCCCGCTGAGGAACTGTATGACGTGGAAAAGGACCCGTTCCAACTCACCAACCTGGCCGGCAGCCCCGCTTTAAAAAACGTGCAGCAAAACCTGAAAGGGCAGTTGGCGGCTTTCATGAAACAGCAGGGAGACCTGGGGTTGGCTACCGAGATGAAGGCCTTTGAGCGGCAACCCAAAAAAGGCATGGGCGAAGACGAGGAAGAAGGCGCGCCGGCCAAGGGAAAGAAAGCAGGCAAGAAGAAAGCGGGGGCTACTTCAGCCTCTCAGGAATAG
- a CDS encoding arylsulfatase, with protein MKRIFSHPLSFVFSVLSLLAVSHQTFSQQRPNIILIMADDMGFSDIGSYGGEIPTPNIDQLATKGLRFSQFYNVGRCCPSRAALLTGLAPHQAGIGHMAEDPEKTGVNDWGVHGYRGYLNRNSVTLAEVLKQAGYHTYMTGKWHVGMHGKEKWPVGRGFEQFYGILSGGASHLKPFPPRGVTRNDGPMEYSFPKDFYDTDAFTDNAISFIKNQKDTKPFFLYLAHTAPHWPLQAKKEDYEQFVGKYMKGWDVVRQDRLKKQHALGFIKKEWGLASREMRPWEALTQKEKEDVDFRMAVYAAQMYNMDYNIGKLVRHLKETGKLDNTLIMFLSDNGACAEPYQELGGKDQSEVNDPFKFWAVSYGQGWANASNTPFKRFKVETYEGGIATPFIAYWPAGIKQQAGKWYNAPHHITDIMPTVIELAQTKYPTTFHNGNKIIPTEGISLVPAFKNGTGKQHEYLYWEHQDNCAIRWGKWKAVKKLNDKNWELYDLEKDRTENHNLAAMHPDLVKKLNDQWYKWANSHHVLPKGKQRDPYAKE; from the coding sequence ATGAAACGCATTTTCTCCCACCCCCTTTCTTTCGTTTTCTCAGTCTTAAGCCTTCTGGCGGTTTCTCACCAAACTTTCAGCCAGCAAAGACCCAACATCATCCTGATCATGGCAGATGACATGGGCTTTTCTGACATTGGCAGCTACGGCGGGGAGATTCCTACCCCTAACATTGACCAGCTAGCTACTAAGGGCCTTCGGTTCTCCCAGTTCTACAACGTGGGCCGGTGCTGCCCCTCTCGGGCCGCGCTGTTAACCGGGCTGGCCCCACACCAGGCTGGCATCGGGCACATGGCCGAAGACCCTGAAAAAACCGGGGTAAACGATTGGGGCGTGCATGGGTACCGGGGCTATCTGAACCGCAACAGCGTGACCCTGGCCGAGGTGCTCAAGCAGGCGGGGTACCACACCTACATGACCGGGAAATGGCACGTGGGCATGCATGGCAAGGAGAAGTGGCCGGTGGGCCGGGGCTTTGAGCAATTCTACGGCATCTTGTCTGGGGGCGCCAGCCACCTGAAGCCCTTTCCGCCTAGGGGCGTGACCCGCAATGACGGTCCCATGGAGTATTCCTTTCCCAAAGATTTCTATGACACAGATGCCTTCACAGACAACGCCATCAGTTTCATCAAAAACCAGAAAGACACCAAACCCTTCTTCCTGTACCTGGCCCACACGGCGCCACACTGGCCCTTGCAGGCCAAAAAAGAAGATTATGAGCAGTTTGTAGGCAAATACATGAAAGGCTGGGATGTGGTGCGCCAAGACCGCCTCAAGAAACAGCATGCACTAGGCTTCATTAAAAAAGAATGGGGCCTGGCCAGCCGCGAGATGCGGCCCTGGGAGGCGCTAACCCAGAAAGAAAAGGAAGACGTGGACTTCAGGATGGCCGTGTACGCCGCCCAGATGTACAACATGGACTACAACATTGGCAAGCTGGTCAGGCACCTTAAGGAGACCGGTAAACTGGACAACACGCTCATCATGTTCCTAAGTGACAACGGCGCCTGCGCCGAGCCTTACCAGGAACTGGGCGGCAAGGACCAGTCTGAGGTGAACGACCCGTTCAAGTTCTGGGCGGTTTCCTACGGGCAGGGGTGGGCCAACGCCTCTAATACGCCTTTCAAAAGATTTAAGGTAGAGACCTATGAGGGCGGCATTGCCACGCCGTTTATTGCCTACTGGCCGGCGGGCATCAAGCAGCAGGCGGGCAAGTGGTATAACGCGCCCCACCACATCACAGACATAATGCCCACGGTCATAGAACTGGCCCAAACCAAATACCCTACTACCTTCCACAACGGCAACAAGATCATCCCCACTGAGGGAATCAGCCTGGTTCCGGCCTTTAAGAACGGTACTGGCAAACAGCATGAGTACCTGTACTGGGAGCACCAGGACAACTGCGCCATCAGGTGGGGGAAATGGAAAGCCGTCAAGAAATTGAATGACAAAAACTGGGAACTGTATGACCTGGAGAAAGACCGCACCGAAAACCATAATCTGGCCGCCATGCACCCAGACCTGGTCAAGAAACTTAATGACCAATGGTACAAGTGGGCCAACTCGCACCACGTACTGCCCAAAGGCAAACAACGGGACCCCTACGCCAAAGAATAA
- a CDS encoding PorP/SprF family type IX secretion system membrane protein, with protein sequence MKKFFILIGLVVSGLGAHAQTRKHVANFSQAGNYFNPALTGNQGSILKSIYRDQWTGFDDAPRTLFFSGEVNLSDVKNKTLLSTDSAAAEDASAPVGVQHAFGVSLLNYSFGPYRENQFALNYSTGVRLTQSLRLQGGIGLTYDNNRLSSNDLVFNEANDRGYYAMMNGQERVNKFGLNLGLALASQDFYLGYAVQNLVQESTSDNDFLKEMYGMQHMVNAGVRKGLTDQVGLVLNGMYRYNSDEKGVLEGQVKGVYNNLFWVGAGYRQDLAYTFSAGMRYKQFNIGYTREAGAGKADGSNVGANEFMVSYNLSPVLSSVGKTLTIW encoded by the coding sequence ATGAAAAAGTTCTTTATACTCATTGGGTTGGTAGTTTCTGGTTTGGGTGCGCACGCCCAGACCAGAAAACACGTGGCCAATTTCTCTCAGGCAGGCAATTACTTCAACCCCGCGTTAACGGGCAACCAGGGCTCCATCCTGAAATCCATTTACCGGGACCAATGGACCGGTTTTGATGATGCGCCCCGCACCCTGTTCTTCTCTGGGGAGGTGAATTTATCAGACGTAAAAAACAAAACGCTGTTAAGCACAGACTCGGCCGCGGCCGAAGACGCCAGCGCCCCAGTAGGGGTACAGCACGCCTTTGGGGTTTCCTTGCTGAACTATTCCTTCGGGCCTTACCGGGAGAACCAGTTCGCCCTCAACTACAGCACAGGCGTACGGTTAACGCAGAGCCTCCGGTTACAGGGGGGTATTGGCCTTACCTATGACAATAACCGATTGAGCAGCAACGACCTGGTGTTCAATGAAGCCAATGACCGGGGCTACTATGCCATGATGAACGGGCAGGAGCGGGTCAATAAATTTGGCCTGAACCTGGGCCTTGCCCTCGCCTCTCAGGATTTTTACCTGGGCTACGCGGTGCAGAACCTGGTGCAGGAGTCCACCTCAGACAATGACTTTTTAAAGGAAATGTACGGCATGCAGCACATGGTCAATGCCGGCGTACGCAAAGGGTTGACAGACCAGGTAGGGTTGGTGTTGAACGGTATGTACCGCTACAACTCAGATGAAAAAGGAGTGCTGGAAGGCCAGGTGAAAGGCGTGTACAACAACCTGTTCTGGGTAGGGGCGGGGTACCGCCAGGACCTGGCCTACACGTTCAGTGCGGGCATGAGGTACAAGCAGTTCAACATTGGCTACACCAGAGAAGCCGGTGCCGGCAAAGCAGATGGCAGCAATGTAGGGGCCAATGAATTCATGGTCAGCTACAACCTGTCGCCGGTGCTTTCCTCTGTAGGCAAGACCCTTACCATTTGGTAA
- a CDS encoding Ig-like domain-containing protein, protein MKRLLLLCSLMVCGAFSGSAQVLFSQTFPDPTKVLPSDYVATDPNETQFSALSAGSGNIIVIADGKLKYSKTNAGSNMAFTRAKSMTTSPKFVMLAMDMAVSKNTVESMAAGSFNIASPTALANNNTSPSATGVHSRITLYLSATEGTFGIVPVGNNATPAADKLFSGTQRLSWFVNKSGAEATYIGPDGKPYAIPNEASDTWVGTSRISNLISYPARSTAQDLKSFKFAITNSMVDLEFDNYVFQELPLTVPEGSVSINNGAYATNNAAVTLALTTKNATQMRFSNDKITWSAYEPVATSKTWTLTAGQGTKTVYMQVKDAEGDETTHTISDEIVFDATAPAAPSTPDLLASTDSGPSDTDNITNYVNPVFAGTAEPSATVKLYAGDLEIGTAVADATTGAWEIRSAVELPNGVHSITAKATDRAGNVGPASSALSLTIKVGPIVTLTSPASGTTNAPFTVTFSFNLGVTDFTLSDIKVTNGTASAFTVVDAATYTALITPTANDLVKVIVPADAAFNPANNNGSVESEEFKILFDNLAPTVALTASGTGYVKAPFTVTFTFSEAVTGFTLEDLVITNGTASAFTMVNSKVFTALVTPTAEGVVTVAVAAGVAQDLAQNNNTAAAAFSRTYDITAPAGYSVAFVDSRIDGKSSLATLLRISAAEIGANYTYSITSSGGGTTVTGTKVATTSSFLSDTLNVSGLKDGTLTVTFSQTDLGGNKGANVTAQVQKVIPNVVSFVEVPLIKAPSRVPFSRLPLPSQVLVTYSTGEVEMTPVTWNSSGYNGYISGKYQVTGTINALYGATNLSNLKPMVIVDLAPEVNMVNAFTPDGDGMNDTWIVLDLQHYSQVEIEVFDKDGVRLFHTTDPLQGWDGRNRHGKVVKGSYFYVVQVKTSGLVRKGVVTIIKE, encoded by the coding sequence ATGAAAAGATTACTACTCTTATGTAGCCTTATGGTCTGCGGCGCTTTTTCCGGAAGCGCCCAGGTTCTGTTTTCCCAGACCTTCCCGGACCCAACAAAGGTGCTGCCGTCAGACTACGTGGCCACAGACCCCAACGAGACCCAGTTTTCGGCCTTGTCGGCGGGTTCGGGTAACATCATAGTCATTGCAGATGGCAAGCTTAAGTACAGCAAGACCAACGCAGGCTCCAACATGGCTTTCACCAGAGCCAAAAGCATGACCACCTCTCCCAAATTTGTGATGCTGGCCATGGATATGGCGGTCTCTAAGAATACGGTGGAGTCTATGGCCGCCGGTAGCTTTAACATTGCCAGTCCCACGGCGCTGGCAAACAACAACACTTCTCCTTCGGCTACCGGGGTCCATTCCAGAATAACCCTTTACCTCTCTGCCACAGAAGGCACTTTTGGTATTGTGCCGGTAGGGAACAACGCCACGCCCGCGGCAGACAAACTGTTTTCCGGCACGCAGCGCCTTTCCTGGTTTGTGAACAAAAGCGGCGCCGAAGCCACCTATATTGGGCCAGACGGCAAACCGTACGCCATTCCCAATGAAGCCAGTGACACCTGGGTGGGAACCAGCCGCATCAGTAATCTGATTTCCTATCCGGCCCGGTCAACCGCCCAGGACCTGAAGTCCTTCAAGTTTGCCATCACCAACAGCATGGTTGACCTGGAGTTTGACAACTACGTGTTTCAGGAGCTGCCCCTAACCGTGCCAGAAGGAAGCGTATCCATCAACAACGGGGCCTATGCTACCAACAACGCGGCCGTAACCCTGGCCCTGACTACCAAGAACGCCACCCAGATGCGTTTTTCTAATGACAAAATCACCTGGAGTGCATATGAGCCGGTAGCTACTTCCAAAACCTGGACCTTGACCGCTGGGCAAGGCACCAAGACGGTGTACATGCAGGTGAAAGACGCCGAGGGGGATGAAACCACGCATACCATTAGTGATGAGATTGTGTTTGATGCCACCGCGCCGGCAGCCCCTTCAACGCCAGACCTTTTGGCTTCTACAGACAGTGGCCCCAGCGACACAGATAACATCACCAACTACGTAAACCCTGTTTTTGCAGGAACCGCTGAACCAAGCGCCACGGTGAAACTCTATGCCGGTGACCTGGAAATTGGTACGGCAGTTGCCGATGCCACTACGGGTGCCTGGGAAATCAGGTCTGCCGTGGAACTGCCTAACGGTGTCCACAGCATTACCGCCAAGGCGACAGACCGGGCCGGCAACGTGGGCCCTGCCAGCAGCGCTTTGTCTCTGACTATTAAAGTGGGGCCAATTGTGACCTTAACCTCTCCCGCGTCTGGGACTACCAATGCGCCTTTCACCGTGACCTTCTCCTTTAACCTGGGGGTTACTGATTTCACTTTGTCAGATATCAAGGTCACCAACGGAACGGCTTCTGCCTTTACAGTAGTAGATGCCGCCACCTACACTGCTCTTATCACCCCCACCGCCAATGATTTGGTAAAGGTGATTGTACCGGCAGACGCTGCCTTCAACCCAGCCAACAACAACGGAAGCGTGGAGTCTGAGGAGTTTAAGATCTTATTTGACAACCTGGCCCCTACGGTGGCGCTAACCGCGTCTGGCACGGGGTACGTGAAAGCACCGTTCACCGTGACCTTTACTTTTAGCGAAGCCGTTACTGGTTTTACGCTGGAAGATCTTGTCATCACCAACGGTACGGCCTCTGCCTTCACCATGGTCAACAGTAAGGTGTTCACGGCCCTGGTCACCCCAACGGCAGAAGGGGTAGTAACGGTGGCCGTGGCTGCCGGTGTGGCCCAGGACTTGGCACAAAACAACAACACGGCCGCGGCCGCTTTCTCCAGAACATATGATATTACGGCCCCGGCTGGTTATTCAGTGGCTTTTGTAGATAGCAGAATAGACGGTAAAAGCTCCCTGGCCACGTTGCTGCGCATTTCAGCCGCTGAGATAGGCGCCAACTACACCTACAGCATCACCAGCTCTGGAGGGGGCACTACCGTGACAGGCACAAAGGTGGCCACTACGTCTTCGTTTTTAAGCGACACCCTCAATGTGAGTGGGTTGAAAGACGGTACCCTTACCGTTACCTTCTCCCAGACAGATTTAGGCGGTAACAAAGGTGCCAACGTGACCGCGCAGGTGCAGAAAGTGATCCCTAACGTGGTGTCTTTTGTAGAGGTCCCGTTGATCAAGGCGCCCTCCCGGGTTCCTTTCTCCAGGCTGCCATTGCCATCGCAAGTGCTGGTAACCTACTCTACCGGCGAGGTGGAAATGACGCCGGTTACCTGGAACTCCAGCGGCTACAACGGCTATATTTCAGGTAAATATCAGGTGACGGGTACCATAAACGCCCTTTACGGCGCTACAAACCTTTCCAACCTCAAGCCCATGGTCATTGTAGACCTGGCCCCTGAAGTGAACATGGTCAATGCCTTTACCCCAGACGGAGACGGCATGAACGACACCTGGATTGTGCTAGATTTACAACATTATTCGCAAGTGGAGATTGAGGTGTTTGACAAAGATGGCGTCCGGTTATTCCATACCACAGATCCGCTGCAGGGCTGGGACGGCCGCAATCGGCATGGCAAAGTGGTAAAAGGATCTTACTTCTATGTGGTGCAGGTGAAAACCAGCGGTCTGGTTAGAAAAGGCGTGGTAACAATCATTAAAGAATAG
- a CDS encoding RagB/SusD family nutrient uptake outer membrane protein: MKLFRYLTLLLVLPGLLAVQSCSLEEELPSTPTPDAIKTQDDVTAVVNGLYARFNDASAFKFQGFMMLMFMADDMYSSDGSEFGPYGQRTLSGVNTGSLWNQLYLTIGHSNDLIKLMDNMKLDADFEKRVYGEAYFIRAFCYYYLVRLYGGVPLRTEPTGINSDFYLPRSSVDQVYAQIFDDLRKASALLPLSKNIKAAELGRASKGAAQGILSQAYLTYGNQLSLKGQSATEQYSNAVVYADSVINSGQYRLIPNFADLFEVTKETAAYEEVLFGVRFQTDNQNRAQPAAGSEFALRFMAPATVGVTARANTSGAATLKPMHWFVDFYRTGDYAIGTGNSAILDSRDEVSFYTRGKNSNGYKVVMYPDTTITPNESRVANAIVGKYKDPNGKDERNHGNDLFIIRLAEIYLIKAEALNELYGATPEAIMAFNEVRERAQNANGVKRPVPLLLPEDGSATFTKSEFRMKIFHERGLELLAEGQRWFDLVRMQHPSNPTKTMYEYQFLEELPKSTYPKTLPTWLPTQRRWSNKNAVYAPTLNVSVPKFLLFPLPTNELLQNPSIGEKNQNPGW; the protein is encoded by the coding sequence ATGAAATTATTCAGATATCTAACCCTCTTGTTAGTGCTGCCCGGTTTACTGGCAGTGCAATCCTGCAGCCTGGAGGAAGAACTGCCTTCCACCCCCACACCAGACGCCATTAAAACCCAGGATGACGTAACGGCCGTGGTAAACGGGCTATACGCCAGGTTCAATGACGCCTCGGCCTTTAAGTTCCAAGGCTTCATGATGCTCATGTTCATGGCCGATGACATGTACTCCTCTGACGGGTCTGAGTTCGGGCCTTACGGGCAGCGTACCCTTAGCGGGGTGAACACCGGCTCCCTCTGGAACCAGTTGTACCTGACCATTGGGCATTCCAATGACCTGATCAAGCTCATGGACAACATGAAGCTAGACGCCGATTTTGAAAAGCGCGTATATGGCGAGGCCTATTTTATTAGGGCTTTCTGCTATTACTATCTGGTAAGGTTGTATGGCGGCGTGCCTTTACGTACAGAACCCACAGGGATAAACAGTGACTTCTACTTACCCAGAAGCTCAGTAGACCAGGTATACGCCCAGATTTTTGATGACCTGCGCAAAGCCTCCGCACTTTTGCCCTTAAGTAAAAATATAAAAGCCGCTGAACTGGGCCGGGCCTCAAAAGGAGCCGCTCAAGGTATTTTATCACAGGCCTATTTAACCTACGGTAACCAATTGTCTTTGAAAGGACAGAGTGCCACAGAGCAATATTCCAACGCGGTAGTATATGCAGACTCCGTTATCAACAGCGGGCAATACCGGTTGATCCCCAACTTTGCAGACCTGTTTGAAGTGACCAAGGAGACCGCTGCCTATGAAGAGGTGTTGTTTGGCGTACGCTTCCAGACAGATAACCAAAACCGGGCCCAACCGGCCGCTGGCTCTGAGTTCGCCTTGCGTTTTATGGCGCCGGCTACGGTAGGGGTAACTGCCCGGGCAAATACCAGCGGGGCCGCCACCCTTAAGCCCATGCATTGGTTCGTAGACTTCTACCGCACGGGTGACTACGCCATAGGAACCGGTAATTCTGCCATCCTTGATTCCAGAGACGAGGTTTCTTTTTACACCAGAGGCAAAAATTCCAATGGCTATAAGGTAGTGATGTACCCAGACACCACCATCACGCCAAATGAAAGCCGGGTAGCCAACGCCATTGTAGGGAAATACAAAGACCCTAACGGCAAAGACGAAAGAAACCACGGCAATGACCTGTTCATCATCAGGCTGGCTGAAATCTACCTTATTAAAGCTGAGGCCTTGAATGAGTTGTACGGGGCCACCCCAGAGGCAATCATGGCTTTCAATGAAGTGCGGGAGCGGGCCCAGAATGCCAACGGCGTTAAAAGACCAGTGCCGCTTTTGCTGCCAGAAGACGGAAGCGCCACCTTCACCAAATCTGAGTTCCGGATGAAGATATTCCATGAGCGCGGCCTGGAGCTGCTGGCCGAGGGGCAACGCTGGTTTGACCTGGTGCGCATGCAGCACCCTTCCAACCCCACTAAAACCATGTATGAGTACCAGTTCTTAGAGGAGTTGCCAAAGTCAACCTACCCTAAAACCCTGCCTACCTGGTTGCCAACCCAAAGAAGGTGGAGCAATAAGAACGCCGTGTACGCCCCTACGCTTAATGTAAGTGTACCCAAGTTCTTACTGTTTCCGCTACCCACCAATGAACTGCTCCAGAACCCTTCTATTGGGGAGAAGAACCAGAACCCCGGGTGGTAA